Within Desulfobacter sp., the genomic segment GGAAACCGGCCCGAATTCGCTTTCTTCCTGGGTGGTGATGACGACCAGGTCCAGCAGCGGTTTTAAGGCGGTTTGGATTTTCAGGGCCTCATCGGTTTTGCCCTGGTTGAGCAGGGTCACCATTTGTGTCATGAAGCCCGGCGCCAGGTTGGACATGACTGAGATGGAACCGCAGCATCCGATATCGGATGCGGTCATCAGGGTGTACACCAGGGCGTCGTCGCCGGAAAGGATGTTAAAGTCCTTCCCGCAGAGTTTCCGGGTCAGGCGCATATTATCCATATTGCCCGTGGCCTCTTTTACGGAAGAGACGTTGGGGTAGTTCTTTGCCAGGATGGCCAGGTCCTGGGGGAGCATCTGGGCGCCGGTACGGCCGGGGATTATATAAGGTATGATATCCAGGTCTTTGTATTCACCGGCTACAATCTCGTAGTATTCCCTCCGGATTTCCAGGGAAGAAGGGCCGTTGTAATAAGGATCCACCAGAAGAACAGCGTCCACCCCTTCGCTGGCGGCATGGCCGGTGGCGGTGATTGCCTCGGCCGTGTTATTGGAGCCTGTTCCTGCGATACACTTGCACTTGCCTTTGGTCTGTTTGGCGGTAAGGGCAATGACCAGATCATGCTCTTTCCACTTAAAAGTGGGGCTTTCGCCTGTGGTGCCGGTGGCAAGAA encodes:
- the dapA gene encoding 4-hydroxy-tetrahydrodipicolinate synthase, encoding MEQGCYTALVTPFTDAGELDRDGLAQLIDFQMENGITGILATGTTGESPTFKWKEHDLVIALTAKQTKGKCKCIAGTGSNNTAEAITATGHAASEGVDAVLLVDPYYNGPSSLEIRREYYEIVAGEYKDLDIIPYIIPGRTGAQMLPQDLAILAKNYPNVSSVKEATGNMDNMRLTRKLCGKDFNILSGDDALVYTLMTASDIGCCGSISVMSNLAPGFMTQMVTLLNQGKTDEALKIQTALKPLLDLVVITTQEESEFGPVSCRARNPLPLKTMMQILGMPSGPCRPPLGKMTRKGFDMALAALKQVQAQTPEILAPISRFFGIDIDEKLNDEAAHKAFWYEY